A stretch of Triticum aestivum cultivar Chinese Spring chromosome 1D, IWGSC CS RefSeq v2.1, whole genome shotgun sequence DNA encodes these proteins:
- the LOC123182217 gene encoding rop guanine nucleotide exchange factor 7, producing the protein MARGGGGAAEEEEEEEEEGMAVSETLTAESEECLRGSSSSASSVAASTDSYCPPDEWQQVAMKTCVTDDAMGKAKPPAPGKESPPVAEPERHRAPEVELMKERFSKLLLGEDMSGSGKGVCTALAISNAITNLCATIFGQLWRLEPLLPEKKAMWRREMDWLLCVSDHIVELVPTWQTFPDGTRLEIMTSRPRSDLYINLPALRKLDHMLLETLESFRDTEFWYVDQGICAPDCDGSASFRRPAHRRDEKWWLPVPRVPPGGLREATRRQLEHKRDAANQILKAAMAINSNALAEMDVPDSYHDSLPKNGRATLGDIIYRYITSEQFSPDCLLDCLDLSSEYQAVEIANRVEAAVYVWRRRGTAAKSAGTKSSWGMVKDMIMDTEKRGDLLAERAEGLLISLKQRFPGLTQTSLDMSKIQYNKDVGKSILESYSRVMESLASNIIARIDDLLYVDELSKQADQKLPSGVADDGKIACKNKKAAAMAAVPASGTTYVTPSFSPAQLSSPSKIGRALLVDRRAHHGRAAKRSALADHGGGPEVKGMLVTSPVFDAPLGTEL; encoded by the exons AGAGGGGGAGGAGGCgcggccgaggaggaagaggaggaggaggaggaggggatggcGGTGAGCGAGACGCTGACGGCGGAGTCGGAGGAGTGCCTCCGCGGGAGCAGCTCCAGCGCCAGCTCCGTCGCCGCCTCCACCGACTCCTACTGCCCGCCCGACGAGTGGCAGCAGGTCGCCATGAAGACCTGCGTCACCGACGACGCCATGGGCAAGGCCAAGCCGCCCGCGCCCGGCAAGGAGAGCCCGCCGGTCGCCGAGCCCGAGAGGCACAGAGCCCCAG AGGTCGAGCTGATGAAGGAGAGGTTCTCCAAGCTGCTGCTGGGCGAGGACATGTCCGGGAGCGGCAAGGGCGTCTGCACCGCGCTCGCCATCTCCAACGCCATCACCAACCTCTGCG CGACCATATTCGGGCAGCTGTGGAGGCTGGAGCCGCTGCTGCCGGAGAAGAAGGCGATGTGGCGGCGGGAGATGGACTGGCTGCTCTGCGTCAGCGACCACATCGTCGAGCTGGTGCCCACATGGCAGACCTTCCCTGACGGAACAAGGCTTGAG ATCATGACGAGCAGGCCACGGTCGGATCTGTACATCAATCTGCCGGCACTTCGGAAGCTAGACCACATGCTTCTT GAAACGCTGGAGAGTTTCAGAGACACCGAGTTCTGGTACGTGGACCAGGGGATATGCGCGCCGGACTGCGACGGCTCGGCCTCGTTCAGGAGGCCGGCGCACCGCCGCGACGAGAAGTGGTGGCTGCCGGTGCCCCGCGTGCCCCCCGGCGGCCTCCGTGAGgccacgaggaggcagctcgagcaCAAGCGCGACGCCGCCAACCAGATCCTCAAGGCCGCCATGGCCATCAACAGCAACGCCCTCGCCGAAATGGACGTCCCCGACTCGTACCACGACTCGCTGCCGAAG AACGGGCGTGCAACGCTGGGGGACATCATATACCGGTACATCACGTCGGAGCAGTTCTCCCCCGACTGCCTCCTCGACTGCCTGGACCTGTCGTCGGAGTACCAGGCCGTGGAGATCGCCAACCGCGTCGAGGCCGCCGTCTACGTGTGGCGCCGGAGGGGCACCGCTGCCAAGTCGGCCGGCACCAAGTCGTCGTGGGGCATGGTCAAGGACATGATCATGGACACGGAGAAGAGGGGCGACCTGCTCGCCGAGCGCGCCGAGGGCCTCCTCATATCGCTGAAGCAGAGGTTCCCCGGGCTGACGCAGACGAGCTTGGACATGAGCAAGATCCAGTACAACAAG GATGTGGGGAAATCGATCCTGGAGAGCTACTCGCGGGTCATGGAGAGCCTGGCCTCCAACATCATCGCGCGGATCGACGACCTGCTGTACGTCGACGAGCTGAGCAAGCAGGCAGACCAGAAGCTCCCATCGGGTGTGGCAGACGACGGCAAGATCGCTTGCAAGAACAAAAAGGCTGCTGCCATGGCCGCCGTGCCCGCCTCGGGCACGACGTACGTCACGCCGAGCTTCTCACCGGCGCAGCTGTCGAGCCCGTCCAAGATCGGGCGGGCGCTGCTGGTCGACAGGCGGGCGCACCACGGCAGGGCCGCCAAGAGGTCCGCGCTGGCGGACCACGGCGGCGGCCCGGAGGTCAAGGGGATGCTGGTCACCAGCCCCGTGTTCGACGCCCCGTTGGGCACGGAGCTGTGA